The sequence GACCGCCTGGCGAAACACTTCACCCCGGTGCTGGTAATTCTGAAACATGTCAAAGCTGGAGCAGGCTGGTGAAAGCAACACGACATCGCCAGGAACAGCATCCGCAGCAGACTTCTGGACTGCTTCTAACAATGAACTTACCACCGTGCAAGGAGTAAAAAGGCTCCACGCCGCGCGGATTTTCTCACGGGTTTCGCCCAGCAGATAGGCGCGCTTTACGCGCTGCGAGAGCAGCGGCCCGACATCGTGAAATTCAAAGCCTTTGTCCTGGCCGCCGGCGATCAACAGTACATTTGGCTCACCCGCCCTCGCGGCCGGCATGGCCAGCAGCGCCTTATGCACCGCGTCCAGATTGGTCGCTTTCGAATCGTTGACGAAGCGGACCCCGTTGATTTCTGCGACGAGTTCGCAACGATGCGGCCCGGGTTCGTAGGTCATCAACGCCGCGGTGATCTCCTCCAGCGGAATTCGCAATACACGCCCGACTCCAAGCGCGGCCATCAGGTTCTCGGCGTTGTGCGGCCCGCGCAACCTGCACTTGTCCATGTCGAGGAGGGGACCGGTCCAGTCGGGCAACCGACTGACCAGCAGACCGCGGTCGAGGTGGATGTCCGCGCGGCGATTGTTCGCGCTGAAGGTGATGATCTTCGATGGGATTTCCACTTTCAAAGACCGCAACTGCGCCAGCGCCTCGCTCTGCACGATCGCCCAATCGAACGCCTGCTGGTTTGCAAAGAGGCGGGCCTTGGCGCGTGCGTATTCGGTCATGCCGGGATAACGGTCGAGGTGATCCGGCGTGATGTTCAGGAGCACCGCCACCGCAGGCCGGAAAAATTGAATCGTTTCCAATTGAAACGAGCTTACCTCAAGCGTGAGAAAATCCAGGTCTTTGGTCCGATCCGCCACGGCGCACAAAGGCAGACCGATGTTACCGGCGGCAATCGTGTGGCGGTGCGCCTGTTTGAGGATTCGATCCACCAGCTCGGTCGTGGTTGTTTTTCCGTTCGTTCCCGTGATGGCGATGTTCAGGCACCGTGACGCCCGGAAACCCAGTTCGAGCTCGCTGATGAGCGGTACGTTCCGGCGAACGAGACCTTGCACGACCGCGCACTGCACGGGCACACCGGGACTGATGACCGCGAGGTCCAGAGGGTCGGCAGGCGATTCCTTCACTCCCAGCCGCACTTCGACCCCCGCCGAGCGCAACGCTGCGGCGTCTTTGCGAAGCTGCGGCGAATCAGCGCTGTCAATCGCCAGCACTTTCACCCCGTGCGCGCGCAACAGGCCGCCCGCCGCGCGCCCGCTCGCGCCGATCCCGATGACCAATACCTTTTTGTCCGCCAGTTCGTGCATGTCTAACGCAACTTCAGTGTGCTGAGTGCAACCACCGCACATAAGAAACACAAAATGTAAAAACGAATCACGACCTGCGATTCATACCAGCCCTTCTTTTCAAAGTGATGGTGCAACGGCGCCATTAAAAAAATCCGTTGACCCACTCCCGTCCGGCGCCGCGTGTATTTGAACCACGCCGTCTGCAGCATCACCGAAGCGGCCTCCGCCACGAACACCCCGCCCGCGATGACCAGCACCAGCGGCTGATGAATCAACACCGCAATGATGCCCAAAACACCACCCAGGGCGAGCGACCCGGTATCGCCCATGAACACCTGCGCTGGATGACAGTTGAACCAGAGAAACCCGAGTCCGGCGCCGATCATCGCCGCGCAAAACACCGTCAGTTCGCTGGCTCCGGGAACGAAGGGGATCTGTAGATACTCGGCGAACCTGAAATTACCGGCAACATAGGTGAAAACCAGAAACACGGAAGCCACGATCAGCGTGCAGCCGACGGCCAGGCCGTCGAGCCCGTCCGTCAGATTGACAGCGTTTGAGCTGCCCATGATGGTCAGGACGGTCAGCACAAGACCGACCGGCCCCGCGCTCGTCAGAACGGATTGTTTGACGAATGGCACCATCACCTCGGTGATCAGCGTCTTCGTTTCCGGCAACAGCCAGAGGTAAACCCCGATGAACAATGCCAGGGCGAACTGCACCCAGAGTTTGACGCGTGACCTGGTACCCCGGCTGTTCTGTTGAGTGATTTTCATGTAATCGTCGTAGAAGCCCAGACCAGCCAGC is a genomic window of Candidatus Angelobacter sp. containing:
- the murD gene encoding UDP-N-acetylmuramoyl-L-alanine--D-glutamate ligase: MHELADKKVLVIGIGASGRAAGGLLRAHGVKVLAIDSADSPQLRKDAAALRSAGVEVRLGVKESPADPLDLAVISPGVPVQCAVVQGLVRRNVPLISELELGFRASRCLNIAITGTNGKTTTTELVDRILKQAHRHTIAAGNIGLPLCAVADRTKDLDFLTLEVSSFQLETIQFFRPAVAVLLNITPDHLDRYPGMTEYARAKARLFANQQAFDWAIVQSEALAQLRSLKVEIPSKIITFSANNRRADIHLDRGLLVSRLPDWTGPLLDMDKCRLRGPHNAENLMAALGVGRVLRIPLEEITAALMTYEPGPHRCELVAEINGVRFVNDSKATNLDAVHKALLAMPAARAGEPNVLLIAGGQDKGFEFHDVGPLLSQRVKRAYLLGETREKIRAAWSLFTPCTVVSSLLEAVQKSAADAVPGDVVLLSPACSSFDMFQNYQHRGEVFRQAVGQWKQTTGRGTGGGNTSAGGGETEPVKPVRQLI
- the mraY gene encoding phospho-N-acetylmuramoyl-pentapeptide-transferase, whose product is PHGWNECVKCCAAKSATNELYELRIKNDGRAFLKDAVFTRPGLPECLSARPRITALSGEAAHDSNGAFRGAARQPVESSMLFYFSQFLQQQAAGTAWAEFVSPLRVFRYVTFRSAGAAITALLLSLWLGPKVIAWLKQLKFGQHYSDKAEEGGGLAMRVLSKRGTPTMGGILIVLVLDLAVLLWAQLNALILLTLLSLIVLAGLGFYDDYMKITQQNSRGTRSRVKLWVQFALALFIGVYLWLLPETKTLITEVMVPFVKQSVLTSAGPVGLVLTVLTIMGSSNAVNLTDGLDGLAVGCTLIVASVFLVFTYVAGNFRFAEYLQIPFVPGASELTVFCAAMIGAGLGFLWFNCHPAQVFMGDTGSLALGGVLGIIAVLIHQPLVLVIAGGVFVAEAASVMLQTAWFKYTRRRTGVGQRIFLMAPLHHHFEKKGWYESQVVIRFYILCFLCAVVALSTLKLR